A genomic stretch from bacterium includes:
- a CDS encoding 2-dehydropantoate 2-reductase — protein MSIQTIYLFGVGGVGGYIGSQIVQATEKNSDIKTYFIARGAHRDEINKNGLILETGDKTIVSHPTLATEDLTNIPSPDLCLLCVKSYDLEDACEKLKFKVHQHTTIIPVLNGVDIYERIRTIVKTGYVLPGCVYMGAFIKQPGVVRHLDNDLVIYGRDPQHPDRLPSEIIEFLNAVPNMRFQFRDDPYPAIWEKYMFVAAYALVTAYSRRTIRYVHDHVELKIIVMEIMSEIKSIAEKKGFSFSADIIEKLTARGGKLQPEAQTSYQRDIATNHGRNEGDIFGETILRLGRELNVPTPVTKKICNEIG, from the coding sequence GTGAGCATTCAAACGATTTACCTATTTGGCGTCGGTGGAGTAGGTGGATACATTGGGAGTCAGATCGTTCAGGCAACAGAAAAAAATTCTGACATCAAAACCTACTTCATTGCGCGCGGAGCGCATCGTGATGAGATAAATAAAAACGGACTGATCCTGGAAACCGGAGATAAAACGATCGTATCGCATCCGACCCTTGCTACGGAGGATTTGACGAACATTCCCAGCCCGGATTTGTGTCTTCTCTGCGTCAAAAGTTATGACCTTGAGGATGCATGTGAAAAGCTTAAATTCAAAGTTCATCAGCATACGACGATCATTCCGGTACTCAACGGCGTTGATATATATGAACGGATCAGAACCATCGTCAAAACGGGTTACGTTTTGCCGGGCTGTGTGTATATGGGCGCATTCATAAAACAGCCTGGAGTCGTCCGGCATCTCGATAACGACCTCGTCATTTACGGCAGAGACCCGCAGCATCCCGATCGTCTTCCGAGTGAGATCATCGAGTTTTTGAACGCCGTACCGAATATGCGGTTTCAATTCAGAGACGATCCCTACCCGGCTATTTGGGAAAAGTATATGTTTGTTGCCGCGTATGCATTAGTCACGGCTTATTCGCGGCGGACGATCCGGTACGTTCATGATCATGTTGAACTGAAGATCATCGTAATGGAAATTATGTCCGAGATTAAAAGCATTGCGGAGAAAAAGGGTTTTTCTTTTTCTGCAGACATTATTGAAAAGCTGACGGCGCGCGGCGGGAAATTACAGCCGGAAGCCCAAACGTCCTATCAGCGTGACATCGCAACGAATCACGGACGAAATGAAGGCGATATATTCGGTGAAACCATTCTCCGTCTTGGACGTGAGTTGAATGTTCCTACGCCAGTTACAAAAAAAATATGTAATGAGATTGGTTAA